The nucleotide sequence acaagaaaactgcttttctatATGATAAAAGCTGGCTATTTTGCCCTCTTACCATTATCATTCAGTCTAAGACAGTCTTAGAGTGATGAAGTTCCAAGTTGCCTACTATTTAATGCCCAGCTTCCATACAAGTCAATTCATTATTTAATCCCAGGCTTCTAGTAATATCATAAATATTGTTAACACCCCAAAAGCTTATAACACTGGTTTCTTGCTTCATGAGTGATGATATGACTTTCCCTAGACAACTAATGGGCAGCAGAAGCAACATTTGTCTGTAGAGTGGTGACTGTACTTGTGAACCTGTTGGTGTTCTTGTCAGGTAATCTCTACAGCAGGCACATCCAGGTAGATGGAGAGATGTTGGCCATCCAAGTGCAAGATACTCCAGGAGTTCAGGTAAGCTAGACGCGACCATGTAGTTTACCAGAGTAGTTCTAATTGTTCGTGTGCTTGCATCCCTCTGTGCAGCATCTTGTTATGGTCtttctgtaaaacattttgctgTCCATTTCAGAGTTTGGTGTTCTGTGTGGGAGAGATGGTAACTTGTGTTTTAACCAGTCAAGCCAGCTGTGTTGAGAGACTGTTTCAATGAATCATTTGTTCATTGGAGGCCCATTACTTTTGAGCAGCTGAATTACTGAAGTGCCTCATTCCTGTATACTGGGAACATTAGGCACAAACCCAGAAACAATTCAAACTGGTATATGTGAAATATGGTATACGTGAAAACAAATGTCATGACCACTGCCCAACAAGCTTCATAAATATGTATGACAAAGTAAAGTCTGCTACATTGTGGCTGTGCTTATTAGTGTGTCACAAGTTAAAGTTTTGAATGTATAGACCTGAGTAATGCTGGATTGTTGCCTTTTTGAACCGGGCAACACTCCAGGACTAAATGCTTCCAGCTCATATCTTTGCTTCCCCAGACTTACTGTCTAGCCAGTTAATTTCCCATTCTGTGGAACTACAAAGTCTTTCTCTGCATGCAGAACTACTCAGGTCAATTTTCCATTTGAGTATTGCAAACTCCAGTGTTAAATTCCAGCTTTTTGCAGCTGAATCAACATCTGCGTTTATTCGCTATGCTCAGATTAAGTTCATACTTACTATGTGAAATCCAAATATATGTCTGAAGCTGTAAAATGCTATTTGGCTTTACAGACTCTTGAAGACAGgttcttttaatcttttatgACTTCAGCTATCTAATTTGAGACCATTCATTTTTCAGATCCATGAACACAGTCTGGATTGTAATGAGCAGCTGAAGAGATGCATTCGCTGGGCAGATGCCCTGGTGATTGTTTTCTCCATCACTGACTACAAGAGCTTTGAACTACTCAGCCACCTTTACCATCATGTTCGACAGCTGCATCCAGGGAACATGGTCCCTGTTGTCATTGTGGCAAACAAAGCTGATCTCTTGCATATCAAAGAGGTGGAGCCTCAGCAGGGACTTCAGCTGGCCAATATGCTGGGCTGTACTTTCTATGAAGTATCTGTCAGTGAAAACTATAACAACGTCTTCAATGCCTTCCATCTCCTCTGTAAAGAAGTCAATAAACAGCAAATAACCAGCACCCCTGAGAGGAGGAGAACCTCTCTTATTCCACGGCCAAAGTCACCCAACATGCAGGATCTGAAGAGAAGGTTTAAGCAAGCTTTGTCTGCCAAAGTGAGGACTGTCACTTCTGTTTGACAGCACAGCCCTTGGTCTATCCAATGTTTAGCTTGAGATTGAAACCTGGGGTGTTTAACACTGGCACATATAGAATCCAAGGCATTGTGAAAGGAGGATGGTTTGAGTAGCCTTTTGCATGGTAGTAGTCTTTAAGCAGTTGCTTAAAAAAGGAACAGTATCAGattaggagaagaaaaaaaaaacccaaaaactccTGAAAAATAGTTCTAGGATGTCACTTGCTAAATAGGTGTTTTCATTTGGAAAGGGAACTTTTTAGTAAATGAAACAATTTGCCTTTTCCCAAGTTGGACAGATTTGGCTTTCATTTGTGCAGAAACAACCTTTTTGCTGTAACTCAACTTGAGCAGGGAAATGCCCTGAACTGCAGGTCCCTGTTCAGAAGTAACCACTTAAGTTTTGTTCTCACATGAATGAAGGACAGCATGATGCAACTGTTTAATTTTATTGCACAGTAGAACtgtttttttgtgtatttcaaaacaaataagcaaacatCAAATGGTTCTGTAAAAATAAGAGTAAAATAAGTAGACAGGACTGAGCATCAAGACTGTAAACAATGgtcctttattttttactaaTGTTATTGCTGACAACTTGACCAGACTCTTTGTATGCAAAGCTATTGTCCACAGGGTGTAAACATATCTAATTACAAACAACTCTTTTACTGTCTGAAAAAAGTACTTTCCAGACTAAATGATCCAACATGGAGTTTGTGAGGAATGAGTGTGGAGTTGGAGTGATAGTCTATTACAGATGCCATTCtaagacttttctctctctcctgtatGCAGCAGgcacaaaaagaacaaaaggtGTGAAGCATGGCTGGCTCCAGGCAATGAAGCTGATGGCTTGTTCTGAGCTGAGCCAGACCCTCTTCATTCTTAAACACATGGCAGATTTATATaaatactaaattttttttttaatattgagcCAATGGAGTTGAGAGCCTAAGGGCCTTATACACATGCACTTTAAAAAGCCAGTCGTGCTTTTGTTTAAACTGTaacttatttattttgtgtacaGATACTCCTTCTAGGGAGTGGACTTTTCATTCTTACTGCCCGGTACATTAAATTTTTGAATTGCATGTTTCCTTGTGTGTTCTTTGGGGGTGAGAAACAAGGAGTAACAACCAGTGAAATGTTGAGACAAAGTAATAGCTTTCTCAAGGTAGTTAGCATacactgcagaaacagcaaggtgtcctttcctgcctgtgctgttgcTTTATTAGCATAAACCACAGCGGGGGAGCTCTCACAACTGCTTTACAACTTCTTTTTAAGAAATTCTTTTAGGAGAGGAGCTGAATAAGGCAAAGacctttcaaattaaaatgggATTCTTCATTTCCACTTATCAAAAATACTTTGGTATTTCTCTCTTGTGAGAAAGGAAAGGTGTGAGGTAGGTCAAAACCTGGAAGACCATGAATTGTAAGTGACTGccactttcttaaaaaaaagagaatatataTGTTTTGAGCTGTATCACAAGGAAGAACTTAATCAAATTGCAGGTCAACTACCTCTTTCATGTTTAAAGTAGCTTTACTAAAAAAACTTCCTGAGGAGGATGTTTGTGCTGGGACTAGGCTGATGGCCATACAGGCTCACCTGGTTAGCACACAGATGCAATAAATGGTGCAGGGAAACTCTGACAGGGTCCTGCTGATGATAATCTTTTGGACCATGATTTACTTGCCAAGTGACTTAGGATTGGAGTTGCAAACAAAACTGAGCTTGCCCTTCCACTCTGAGCTTATACCAAATAGTGCTTAGCTTATTAATAGAGAAGTAAACCAATTTCCCAAGGGTGGCTTTATGTTTTCTCCTCTGTACATTTTGAGTATTGCTTCGTGTTGCAGGCAGAGGACTCAGACACTCCTTGATGTGGTCCTGCACCTGCCCTTGCAAATCTCTTCTGTGCTGTTTCTACTCATATGGAACTGACAGGAGATCCCTTATCCCTTGACCTTTTCCCCAAGCACAGGTGCCATGTAGCTGCTACAGCTATTGCCTACGAATAAGCTTACTATTGCACTAGGGCCACTGGAAAGACTCCACTGTACTTTTGGTCTCGAAGTACTTAAGTATGAGATGGTGGCTAAGTTCCAGCATCACTTACCACAGCTGTGGCCCCACTGGCTGAGAAGATTCCTCCAAAGAGTGTGTGCGCCTGGAAAACTAGTCTCTGTCTCAGTCAAAGGAGCTACTTGACCCAGAGGAAGTGCAAGATCACCAGTGTCTGCTTAGACTCACCCCCTGCCTTCTCTATACAGTAGGTCTGTAGATGGCCAAGTCAGAGACCTGAGAGCATTTGATGAAAGAGGGGTGAGGGAGTGCAGACCACAACTGGCAGCCTCCACCAgctcaggaaagcagcagcacctcagagGTGTGAGCACCTGAGCTCAGCAATGGCCACTGGACACAGGCAAGCCTTTCCGCTACGAGCAGCGTGTAGGAAATGTTCTAGGACACCTCCCAAGACAGAAGGTCTAGGTTCCTAGGGGCAATCAAATAATGCAAAAGTAAAAAGGGTTGCAGGAATATGCAGTTCTGGCATGTGTGGCTCTGCATactaggaaaaaagaagacGACAAATCAGGCTTGGCATTGTAAGAGCATTGCTTTATTGGTTATAGAATTTATGAAACAACCATATTCTAAAGAAGACTGAACAGTACAGGATGACAGAAAACCCAAGAGACCAGCTACTTGCTTTCCAGTTGCTCTATTCAAACTATTCCTTGAGGTTTTAATATTGCAATCTCAtagcatttctcattttttatagCACAAAGTTCCATTCTATAGTCATTCTTACAAATTTCTCTTCCACAGAGACGACATTGTCCATGCTTTATAATCAGTCCATTGTTTCCTTCCAGCCACTCAAAATTGAACTTAAACCAAAATGCACCCTTTTCTGAAGACCATCATAAACATTTAGGAGAACTAATGCTAGCTAgtgaacaaaatttaaaaaactaCTTCCCATTTAATCTACTCCTTTGGCATAATAAAGAATGCTATGATAGAGTGAATGTCACTTAATTTCACGTTCTCATCTCAGTGTAAGCTGTAGTCGTAGCATTACTTGGATGAAGCAAGAGGATGCAGCTTTAGAGCTCCACCATTTCATGTTGCAATTTGGAAACCTCGGTGCTATATGCAATTAAAATCTCTATTGGCTGCTGCTCTTACATCACAGATTGTAGCAaagttttataaagaaaaattacataacTGAATTTGATTGCAGTTCttttgtgattaaaaataaaagctgttcttTAATCATGCTGCTCAGAAATCTAGCTCAAGAAAGAATCTGTGCTGGGGCCCCTTGAAAATGGGATcatgcccttttttttcccccctttctttctttttcttttttaaatgcatgtgaGGGGAGGATTCTTTTGGGGTTATCATCAAACCATCACAGCCCATATGGCCTCCTGTGTAAATCTACAGAGAAGTGTGCCATCAGAAACAGTCTTTTCTTCTGGGACTGTGGGTGGAGAAACTAGAGCAGGAAATGGAAAGCTTAGAGAGAAGCAGCCATGTAACCCAGCCCCTGAGTCTggctctctgcttccctgtctCTAACAGTCCTGTTGAAAGAGCATCACcagacagggagctgctgtgccagctaAATCAGGGCTGCTGTTCCATGATCTCTCTGGAGTGAGGGACAAAGTAAGAGTAGAGACTGTTCACATTGTGTAAGGCACACGTTTTGCAAGGTAGCACGTCAGAGGGTGGATTTTGCTAGCCTCTCCCTCcttcagcagcatttcccacCAGCTGCAAACCCAGGAAAACCATCAGGAAAAGGTACTGCTTGGGGAGTGCAAACTGTGCATCACCTggtcctcagctgctccttttctAGGGAATTGTTATGAACAATCACCCTCACCACGCTGAGTGAGCCTGGGAGTGATTCAGCACTGCACAGTGCTATCGTTAAGGAGGGGAGATTTGTTGCTGGACAACTGGACCATTTTGAAGAGCTGCCCACGAGCTGCAGATGTTCCCTTGCAGCCAGATACCCAGCTGTTTCACCTGGAGCTCTTACTGCAGCAGGTGACATGACAGTTTTTGAAGGGCTCTTGAGAAGACTGACAGAGAAGGGATTTGATGTTTCCAGGCAAGGCACTCACTCCTCCACAGCCTTCCCCATCAGATATGAGCATCAGGCTGGAGACGGTCTGGGGCAAACAGCAACTCAACGGCACTATGTGGTGTCAGGAGTACAGAGGAGAGCACAATTACCTGAAAAAAGGGGAACAAGAAACAACAAGTCAAACTGGAAGGGACTGAGACAGTACTAATGAGCCATAGATAGTAACTGTTTTTTACCCAGCTCTAGGCAGGCTGTCTGCTTCTGGTGTTTACTGACAGGGCAATACAACTTGTCCAGTGAAACTGTCTCCTCGCTAATAACTGTAGTTAAATTGCTTTAAGGAGCATAATGACTGGTAGCATTGTATGCTTAATGAATGTGTGCTTTGACACATTTCTACCCACATCTTACCTTGTGATTTATTGTGACTGCCACTGGGTTTACTGCGAGGCATCAGCTGATGAAGCAGTGGTTTCCTCTCCTATAGCACAGATTTGAGTGATGCCTGTTTCCTCTCAGCTGAAGGTAAGGTGAGCACCACAAAAgtgcctgctgcagggagccagACTCCCTGTTCAGAAACGTCTCCTCAGACCAGGCACAGGCTGTTCTGCACATCAAGCTCAACCTTGAGCAGTGTCAGATGTTATCACTTTGGTTTCTTCCAGTTTTTAACCCCAGATGGGTCTGATGAATGAAACCATCACTCACTACAACCATGACACATATCCTGCTGGGTCCAGGTATCTGTTTTCCTAATATATAATAAGTATATAATTTAGGTGTTGTGATAGGGCAAAGCTATCATCCAGGACTGAGCGTGTACACTCTTGCTGTGAGGAGCTATCTCAGGGTCAAAATCATAGGACACTGCTCTTACTGAGCCCCAAGCTTAGCAGTGTCCATAGGGTCAGGATTGCAGGCAGGGATCTGGGGGCAGATTTAATCATACTAGCCCACTTGAAAATGAATTTGCTTCTTCAGCGCAAAGTCAAGGAGAAGAAGTACAAACATCAACAACAGAATATGTCTGTGTGTCCATTTATTGCAGCATCTATCAAATGCTGTCCATCACATGGCTAAAGTATGTGGTAATGCTGCATTtcaactttttttgttgttctttcatACATCTTTTCACTTCAGATACTGAAAGGATCCCTTCTGTATTGGTGATAGCTTCCCCCTCacttctcctcttcccttgtCCTCCCACACAATCTGCAGCAAACTGACACTGATTATCTCTTCCTTCGTGAGCCTGAAAAACTCTCTGTAACTTGCAGATGCCAAAGGCTGACACTGTCTTACTTATGTTACATGAGACTTAGACTACAGCACAGTATGTGCTCATCTTGTTATCACGCAGCTTAACTCTGAAAAACACGAAGGGACACGTTACCGAAGTTTTTTGAGTGTACAAGCCAAACATCAACAATAGCCATTGACAGATAAAAGCAATTTCTTCTTGGAGTCCTACCACTGAACCCTCAGGGGATTTGTGCAACTAATAGCAAGCCCAGAGAGAAAACTGAGATCTGCAACTTTTATGTCTCAGAAAAGATGCTGCTGAATACAGGAGGacttctctcctttccctacAGTATCTCCAAGGGCTCATTGAGGGGGATAAACGtgaatgtttgttttttcctttttacagaGAAGAGGGGAATTGCCCTGATAAGTAATgtccatctcttctccaggcagctcTCTTCAGGACAGTCCTTCTCCTTGTTTCGTACTCTGTGCCTGTCTTACACCGTGCCTGTCTTTCATGCTTCACCTGAAGGGCTACCCCTCCTAGTGCAGCCAAGGTGGAAGAGCCAGGAGCTCCTATCCTGACCCACTGAAATCCAATGGGAAGTTTTCCCCCAGCAGAAGGCAGGGAAGGATGCAGCTAACATCTAAAGGTGCCTCTGAAAGAGTATATCAGTCTGCCTACCTCAGCCACAACCACATAGATGGTAGTGCATGTCGGGAGAAGAGAGGGGGAAATATTCTCTCATGCTCTCTCCCCTTTATTACTCTCCTGATTAAAGCAGAATAAGAGAAGtaatttcttccttcaaaaagaGGATACTTCTCACTAGTTATGGGGAGCTATTTGCCACCATCCAAAACCAAATGGTGCATAGGAAACACTGTATTCCTTTGTGCTTCTCcatgagaaataaaattgttgTTCACATTCAGATGCAGAACTGTTCTGTGGATGGAAACATGTGTCTCTTATTCCACATTTAAATGTCATTTGCCTAAACTCCAAACAGTTGCTGAAGTAATCAGTGCATCCTCtcagtttttcttcagttacTTTATTCAGTTTTTGTACTTacacatttctgcatttttccaagAGCCAGTAATTAGTATAAATGTTAGTGCTTTCTTTGACTGGAAGGGACTTGGAAGGCCAGTGTTTCCCTGAAGCCTGAACCTGATTGcctgaacagcaaaaaaaaggcTCTGTTAAACCCTGGCTTGAGTTAGATAAATGCCTGGCtttttgaaaagagaataaTCCTAAACAGGTGGTGCATATTCACAGCTATAGTGCAGAAATCCAGGTAAATCCAACAAACttacaaacttttttttggtgagaCACTTGCACAACTGCTtagtttcttctttctcttcctcctcccgCCTCTCCCCCGAAGTCCTTTCACCTCTAACACAGCACATTTGGATAAAAGGCAAGATGCAGTAAAAGCTTAAAATGCTTTAGGAATCTGCCTCAGAGGGTGACCTGCTGCCAGGGTTAAGCCAAAGCAAAGCAACACCAGATCCCATGTCACCACTGTCAAGCCTTAAGTCCCTCTAGAAAGCCAGTTGAAAATCTCCCTGCATAGTTCTAAACCAACTCAGATGTTAACCCTCTGTTTATCTTTCAGGGTGTCTTAATACATTGTGTGTGTGGATTAACTTGTCCATCAGTATGTCACAACTCAATTCCCCTCCAAGAgggaaaatttaatttgctaTTTTGAGGAGATTACCAGTAGGTTAATAGGAAAGAATCGTGTTATCAGATCAAAAAAAACCACCGCTAAAATGGTGCTCCAACTTACAAAACACTGCTTGAGACTGCCTTGCAAAGACAACTGAAACACGGAAAACACATGTCAAACTgaggggctgctctgcctttggTTGGCTCTGTTTTGCTAATGATTTCTCACTAATCACAACTGCATTCCATAGGAATTGAAAACAAGATGTTTACAAGCCACCCTGGAAACTAGAGTTATGTTTATGATGCAGCTGGTTACACAGCACTTTAGAGTTCTTGTATTACCCTGTGTATCTGCAGTACTCAACACACACCTGATTGGTCCTCCACAATTAATGACGATTTTTAACATCTCAGGTGCCACCAGAGCTCACCtatcttcctcctctccctcctccattCAGATGACAGCTACTGTAGTCAAGTTCTGCTGCCAGAAAGTGGATGAGGCAAAGACCAGCCACATGGACATTACTGAAGCTTCACTGTGGGAACCATCCTTCTTCCAGGAGTCCAACAGCACATTCAAAGGACGCAGAAACTTGGGGCTTTCTCCAAATCACCTGCTTCAGGCTACTTAAGGTCTAGTGGTCAGGTATCTATCAGAGACACCTGGCCAGACACAGGAAAAGTACAGCTGTATCCaggttaatttattttgctCCTCACCCTTGCTAGTTGGCGTGCCTGCAGGATTACCCCTCATAAGTCACTAGGTGGTACCCAGACTCCTGAGTATCCCTGCGCTATGTCCCGTAGTGGACTGCCAGGGAGCCTGTAGCTTTTCGGACAGCAAATGTTTCTGTTTATAAAGAATACAAAGACACTAATCTTTTGAGACATGATGAAAGCTACTTCAAATTAATGCCAGTCTGTTCTGAACTCTCCAACCTGAGTTTGAACTTTCGTTGCTGACTACAACATGTGAAAAAACAGATCCTTGGTGCCTGAATACTTGTTGCCTATGGATGTTTCACAGCAAAACCCTAACATCATTTCTGCCCATCTGGCTGTGGCTTTCTGTAGGTTTGGTACCAGTGCTATAGGGAACACTATTTGATGAATTTTCTTAGTTTTTGTTTGGATAGGAACTGTAAGTTTAGAGCTGTTTTTACCTGGGTACCAGGTTTGCGTGTTGCTACCAAATCCTTCACCATTTTGACCTCAGAGACTGACACTCCACCAACCATAAAGATGATCAGAAGAGGATGATCACCAGGGTGAGGGCGATTCACCtgtaaaacaaaggaaagcatTATTTGTACTTGCTTCACCCAGGTCCAAGCCTATGGATTATCAGCGATCAGCTCCCTGAGTGGCTAGAGGAAGAGCAAAGAGGAAGCtcagaaagaaatattcatgGAATGCTGTAG is from Corvus moneduloides isolate bCorMon1 chromosome 5, bCorMon1.pri, whole genome shotgun sequence and encodes:
- the RASL11B gene encoding ras-like protein family member 11B is translated as MRLTQSMCTIAECAPGGDGPATARPRLVKIAVVGGSGVGKTALVVRFLTRRFIGDYERNAGNLYSRHIQVDGEMLAIQVQDTPGVQIHEHSLDCNEQLKRCIRWADALVIVFSITDYKSFELLSHLYHHVRQLHPGNMVPVVIVANKADLLHIKEVEPQQGLQLANMLGCTFYEVSVSENYNNVFNAFHLLCKEVNKQQITSTPERRRTSLIPRPKSPNMQDLKRRFKQALSAKVRTVTSV